A stretch of Synechococcus sp. WH 8020 DNA encodes these proteins:
- a CDS encoding ArsR family transcriptional regulator: MLSRSIQLICELRSSPSDVLKLIEKTVLSQSHISRQLSQLSQADLVRSERQGQPVIVHADDPLVDNLCSLVCQQLRQTLEDKLETFKT, encoded by the coding sequence TTGTTATCAAGATCAATTCAACTGATCTGCGAACTGCGTTCATCACCCAGTGACGTGCTGAAGCTGATAGAGAAGACCGTTTTGTCTCAGTCACACATCAGCAGGCAACTGAGCCAACTGAGTCAGGCCGACCTGGTGCGAAGCGAGCGCCAAGGCCAACCGGTCATTGTTCATGCCGACGATCCATTGGTCGACAACCTTTGTTCATTGGTGTGCCAGCAGCTTCGTCAGACCCTCGAAGACAAGCTGGAGACGTTCAAGACCTGA
- a CDS encoding putative quinol monooxygenase produces the protein MIKPGCSDQFREVCKKFISKTSSEQGCLYYGFSFAGHQAFCREGYVDADAALLHLDNVGVVIQEALQYAEIERLEIHGNADQLDILKEKVAALNPVLFTLEQGFRH, from the coding sequence GTGATCAAGCCTGGCTGCTCCGACCAATTCCGCGAAGTTTGCAAGAAGTTCATTTCCAAAACATCCAGCGAACAAGGTTGCTTGTATTACGGCTTTTCATTTGCGGGCCATCAGGCCTTCTGCCGTGAGGGCTATGTGGATGCTGATGCGGCACTGCTCCATTTGGACAATGTAGGTGTTGTAATTCAGGAAGCGCTTCAGTACGCTGAAATTGAGCGCTTGGAAATCCATGGGAATGCAGATCAGCTTGATATTCTTAAAGAGAAAGTCGCTGCATTGAACCCAGTTCTATTCACTCTGGAACAGGGATTCCGCCACTGA
- a CDS encoding YbfB/YjiJ family MFS transporter has translation MSRFAYTPLVPALIRDGWVDVPQAGFLGGANCTGYVVSCLIAIFFPRRCGIQSVMRMGLVFALLGVLMSSFNFGFSWLVAARFIAGLSAAPLVVLTPSVLASQLPEKLQKIGAGLAFSGAGLFTLFVSLTLPFVLTKDVQIGWFYEALLIAVASLAVWPLTSRASEQPLPAPPQSARFTGNQNKVLMGLGVAYACGAIGMQPPTLFMTDYLHRDLGVAIAEASQIFSFLGLGFAVGAGSSGLLVTQFGSRATLLTMFSSGIASLILVLITKQIVLMAVAAGLSGFFVLGMVSATSQRTMECVGPEQHPRVWGNLSLIFAFGLSVGSLGMSAFLKRGATYTNLFEIATVALGVGLVVTAVLSCKQLVSDSSSAKTIKGNR, from the coding sequence ATGTCTAGATTTGCCTACACGCCTCTTGTACCCGCACTGATCAGGGATGGTTGGGTCGATGTGCCCCAGGCTGGCTTTCTTGGAGGAGCCAACTGTACGGGTTACGTCGTTAGTTGTTTGATCGCAATCTTTTTCCCGCGACGCTGTGGTATTCAATCAGTGATGAGAATGGGGCTTGTATTCGCTTTGTTGGGTGTCTTGATGTCGTCCTTCAATTTTGGATTTTCATGGCTTGTTGCAGCAAGATTTATCGCTGGATTATCGGCCGCACCTCTGGTGGTTTTAACACCTTCAGTTTTAGCGTCTCAATTGCCGGAAAAACTCCAGAAAATTGGGGCTGGGTTGGCCTTCTCTGGAGCTGGTCTGTTCACTCTATTCGTTTCATTAACGCTTCCCTTTGTTCTAACAAAAGACGTACAAATTGGCTGGTTCTATGAAGCACTCCTGATCGCCGTTGCCTCTCTTGCTGTCTGGCCACTCACGTCACGGGCATCGGAACAACCGCTCCCAGCGCCGCCTCAGTCTGCACGTTTCACGGGAAACCAGAACAAAGTGCTGATGGGTCTTGGCGTTGCCTATGCCTGTGGGGCGATCGGTATGCAGCCACCAACCTTGTTCATGACCGATTATTTGCATCGTGATTTAGGGGTTGCCATTGCAGAAGCGAGTCAGATCTTCAGTTTTCTTGGATTGGGATTCGCAGTTGGTGCAGGAAGCAGTGGATTACTGGTCACGCAATTCGGAAGTCGCGCAACATTACTGACCATGTTTTCAAGCGGTATCGCGAGTCTGATCCTTGTCTTAATCACCAAACAGATTGTGTTAATGGCTGTTGCGGCTGGCCTCTCAGGCTTCTTTGTTCTTGGGATGGTATCAGCAACCTCTCAGCGGACGATGGAATGCGTTGGCCCTGAACAACATCCCAGGGTATGGGGCAACCTGAGTCTGATCTTTGCGTTTGGGTTGAGTGTGGGAAGTCTTGGAATGTCGGCTTTTCTCAAGCGTGGAGCCACTTATACGAATTTGTTTGAGATCGCCACTGTCGCTCTCGGTGTTGGCTTGGTTGTCACGGCAGTATTGAGCTGCAAACAATTAGTGTCTGATTCCAGTTCGGCGAAAACGATCAAAGGAAATCGTTGA
- a CDS encoding helix-turn-helix transcriptional regulator has product MHNVRTITTLSGSKNYLQFQFSTAVDVANSLSILFRNPVFAVKTQPGAMECSLTALIDQDNVFFSISANRSIFFCGDKKDGVINFSCTDASITEPVNNLRNFSNDLSQVATQVLGGFTNKTNFRLFHLPANSRILNFSGKRENITHYTNKCSSSFEGIANQSNAILPSVETLNQFRSIVKSALRLSGNEATKVENYSKNAMESLAQCFDSSQLIKNIPLKETQRHVLCKDLVAWGYDNVDVPLSLEVAIEQLHTTRSALSRGCKETMGIGPMEILRYIRLEHVRKALGNSIIRNQLSANTVERIREHYGFQTRGNFAALYRQYFEENPSSTMKWS; this is encoded by the coding sequence ATGCACAATGTAAGAACAATTACAACATTGAGTGGTTCGAAAAACTATTTGCAGTTTCAGTTTTCAACAGCAGTCGATGTTGCAAATTCCTTATCAATACTATTTCGCAATCCAGTATTTGCAGTTAAAACTCAACCCGGAGCGATGGAGTGCAGTCTGACAGCCTTAATAGATCAAGATAATGTCTTTTTCAGCATCAGCGCAAACCGCTCAATATTTTTTTGCGGCGACAAAAAAGATGGGGTAATTAATTTTAGTTGCACTGATGCCAGCATAACAGAGCCCGTCAATAATTTACGCAACTTCAGCAACGATTTATCCCAAGTTGCAACACAGGTTCTCGGTGGGTTTACAAATAAAACAAACTTCCGGCTTTTCCATTTGCCAGCAAATAGTCGAATACTTAATTTTAGCGGCAAAAGAGAGAATATCACTCACTATACAAACAAATGCTCTTCAAGTTTTGAAGGAATAGCAAATCAATCCAATGCAATACTTCCGTCCGTTGAAACATTAAATCAATTTCGATCAATAGTAAAGTCCGCTCTGAGGCTGAGTGGCAATGAGGCTACGAAAGTAGAGAATTACAGTAAGAATGCCATGGAAAGCTTGGCCCAATGCTTTGATAGCTCTCAACTAATAAAGAACATCCCTTTAAAAGAGACGCAACGCCATGTGTTATGTAAAGATCTAGTTGCTTGGGGTTATGACAACGTTGATGTACCCCTATCGCTGGAGGTTGCAATCGAACAGCTTCACACCACCCGCTCAGCTCTCTCCCGAGGATGCAAAGAAACTATGGGCATTGGTCCGATGGAAATTTTGCGATACATACGTCTAGAGCACGTCCGTAAGGCACTAGGAAATTCAATAATCCGCAATCAACTGTCCGCAAACACTGTTGAACGAATAAGAGAACATTACGGCTTCCAGACTCGCGGTAACTTTGCAGCACTTTACAGACAGTATTTCGAGGAGAATCCCTCCTCGACGATGAAATGGTCCTAA
- a CDS encoding efflux RND transporter permease subunit, translating into MLNTLLNAILRGSIARRWLVVLCSLLISVWGVLNLVQMPMDVFPPFAPPQVEIQTSAPGLAPEQVERQISAPIEAAVNGLPGVDVVRSASKPGLSMVQVVFRDASQLQSARQLVSERLQQLRTQLPASADSPEISPPLSPLGTVLQYAFTLPESATADQQFQLRSLVQTTYENALLAIPGVAQVTIYGGDLPQTQVQLNLGALQQRNLSLSDVVEATRDALIKGRGGVQISGGQERLILPPTFSTARADLAQAPLRATTGEITALGDVAEIRSGASLRRGEATFNAKPAVVLMINKQPDVDTPRLTKAVEQRVEQLNASLPKDVVVSQTFRQAQFIEIAIRNVSESLLLGVVIVAAVLVLFLMNWRTAVITLSAIPLSLLVGLLLMRGLGLQLNTMTLGGLVVAIGSVVDDAIVDMENCYRGLRRNRQLASPQDPLEVVFRTSVDVRQPVLFSTLIIVVVFAPIFTLTGVEGRIFMPMGIAYVLSIMASTLVALTLSPALCALLLSRSPLPANPSWVERTAERLYKPILNLALTTPRRVLALALATVMAAVLILPGLGRVFLPEFREQSLVNSMVLYPGVSLEMTSRAGTVLSQRLQSSDDVDWIQVRSGRAPGDADGAGVNIAHVDLELSDQAMADRSAAIARIREAFLALPGVAPNIGGFISHRMDEVLSGVRSAIAIKISGPDLNELRRLGEQVRDVVGEVPGVVDLQLEPLLPVPQIQLTIDRERALREGVSVATLAEATDVALHGALISPAEPASGRHPLVVTLRPEERSDLDVLSRVPIRTASGVLKPLGDFVLVKSTRGPNEINREDVSRRIVVSANVASRPLGPVVNDIRSQVAQSVRLPVGYSIRYGGQFESEQRATRALVLYSLLAAVVIACLMLVAVRSWPATVAILINLPLALVGGLVAVLISGGVLSVASLIGFITLFGVAVRNGLLLVDNFNRRHQSGEPPMELIRNGSLERLNAILMTALTSSLGMLPLALAFGAGNEILQPLSIVVLGGLITSTLLTLVVIPALYARYGRWLLPATTR; encoded by the coding sequence ATGTTGAACACACTGCTCAACGCCATCCTGCGCGGTTCGATTGCACGCCGATGGCTCGTTGTTCTCTGTTCGCTGCTGATCAGCGTTTGGGGAGTGCTGAACCTTGTTCAGATGCCCATGGATGTGTTTCCCCCCTTTGCGCCGCCGCAGGTAGAAATACAAACGTCCGCTCCTGGTCTGGCACCGGAACAGGTTGAGCGGCAGATCAGTGCGCCCATTGAGGCGGCTGTGAATGGGCTGCCAGGCGTGGATGTGGTGCGCTCCGCATCCAAGCCTGGGCTCTCGATGGTGCAGGTGGTGTTCCGCGATGCATCGCAGTTGCAGAGCGCTCGCCAGTTGGTGTCTGAACGCCTGCAGCAGCTCCGCACTCAATTGCCGGCGTCGGCCGATTCCCCGGAAATCTCCCCACCTCTTTCGCCCCTCGGCACCGTTCTCCAATACGCCTTCACGCTGCCTGAATCGGCAACGGCAGATCAGCAATTCCAGTTGCGCTCGTTGGTTCAAACCACCTACGAGAACGCTTTGCTCGCCATCCCTGGCGTGGCCCAGGTCACGATCTACGGCGGTGACCTGCCGCAGACTCAAGTTCAGCTGAACCTAGGTGCACTTCAGCAGCGCAATCTTTCTCTGTCCGACGTTGTTGAGGCAACCCGTGATGCCCTGATCAAGGGTCGCGGTGGTGTTCAGATTTCTGGTGGGCAAGAACGTCTGATTCTTCCTCCCACCTTCAGCACCGCCAGGGCTGATCTCGCACAGGCACCCTTGCGTGCAACGACAGGTGAAATCACCGCTTTGGGCGATGTCGCTGAGATCCGCTCTGGAGCATCTTTAAGGCGGGGCGAAGCCACATTCAATGCCAAGCCGGCTGTGGTGTTGATGATCAACAAGCAACCGGATGTGGACACCCCGCGGCTAACGAAAGCTGTGGAACAACGGGTTGAGCAACTGAATGCGTCCCTGCCAAAGGATGTGGTGGTAAGCCAAACGTTTCGTCAAGCCCAGTTCATCGAGATTGCCATCCGCAATGTGAGCGAATCACTGCTGCTAGGCGTTGTGATCGTGGCAGCTGTGCTGGTGCTGTTTTTGATGAACTGGCGCACCGCTGTGATCACCCTCAGCGCCATTCCGTTGTCGTTGTTGGTTGGTCTGTTGTTGATGCGGGGGCTTGGGCTTCAGCTCAACACCATGACCCTCGGTGGTTTGGTGGTAGCCATCGGATCGGTGGTCGACGACGCCATCGTCGACATGGAGAACTGCTACCGGGGTCTGCGCCGGAATCGGCAGTTAGCGTCGCCCCAAGACCCCCTGGAGGTGGTGTTCCGCACCTCGGTGGACGTCCGTCAACCTGTGCTGTTTTCCACCCTGATCATCGTTGTGGTGTTCGCTCCGATCTTCACGCTCACGGGCGTGGAAGGGCGCATTTTCATGCCGATGGGCATCGCCTACGTGCTGTCGATTATGGCGTCGACGCTTGTGGCACTCACCCTTTCACCAGCCCTCTGTGCTCTGTTGCTGAGTCGTTCGCCGCTGCCGGCCAACCCCTCTTGGGTTGAGCGCACTGCGGAGCGGCTCTACAAGCCGATTCTCAATCTCGCTCTGACCACTCCGCGTCGCGTCTTGGCTCTTGCCCTGGCAACGGTGATGGCAGCTGTCTTGATTCTTCCAGGGCTTGGACGGGTGTTTTTGCCGGAGTTTCGCGAGCAGTCGCTGGTGAACTCGATGGTTCTTTATCCCGGTGTGTCTCTCGAGATGACGAGCCGCGCCGGCACAGTTCTCTCGCAACGTCTCCAGTCCAGCGATGACGTCGACTGGATCCAGGTGCGCTCCGGGCGTGCTCCAGGGGATGCCGATGGTGCGGGAGTGAATATCGCTCACGTGGATCTGGAATTGAGTGATCAGGCCATGGCTGATCGTTCTGCTGCCATCGCTCGCATTCGTGAGGCCTTTCTCGCTCTACCTGGCGTGGCCCCCAACATTGGTGGATTCATCTCCCATCGGATGGATGAAGTGCTCTCTGGCGTACGCAGTGCGATTGCGATCAAGATTTCGGGCCCTGATCTGAATGAACTCCGCCGCCTTGGTGAGCAGGTTCGTGATGTGGTGGGTGAGGTTCCAGGCGTGGTGGATCTTCAGCTCGAACCTCTGCTGCCGGTGCCCCAGATCCAGCTGACCATTGATCGTGAGCGGGCGCTACGGGAAGGGGTCAGTGTTGCAACGCTTGCGGAAGCCACGGACGTCGCCCTGCACGGTGCACTCATCAGCCCTGCTGAGCCAGCCAGTGGCCGCCATCCCTTGGTCGTGACTCTGCGACCTGAGGAACGCAGTGATCTGGACGTGTTGAGTCGGGTACCGATTCGAACCGCCTCTGGAGTGCTCAAACCGCTTGGCGACTTTGTGTTGGTGAAGTCAACTCGTGGCCCGAATGAGATCAACCGTGAGGATGTGTCTCGTCGAATCGTGGTATCAGCCAACGTTGCCAGCCGCCCCTTGGGGCCGGTGGTGAATGACATTCGCAGCCAGGTGGCGCAGTCCGTCCGGCTGCCTGTTGGTTACAGCATTCGCTATGGAGGCCAATTCGAATCAGAGCAACGCGCAACCCGTGCCTTGGTTCTCTACAGCCTCTTAGCTGCTGTGGTGATCGCTTGTTTGATGCTGGTTGCGGTGCGCTCTTGGCCAGCCACAGTGGCGATCCTGATCAATTTGCCCCTGGCCCTGGTGGGTGGTCTGGTCGCCGTTCTGATCAGTGGCGGAGTGCTGTCGGTGGCCTCGCTGATTGGTTTCATCACGTTGTTCGGCGTGGCCGTTCGCAATGGCCTTTTGCTGGTGGACAACTTCAATCGGCGCCATCAAAGCGGTGAGCCACCAATGGAGTTGATCCGCAACGGCAGCCTGGAGAGGCTGAACGCCATTTTGATGACGGCACTGACATCTTCCCTGGGCATGTTGCCGCTGGCCCTTGCGTTTGGCGCAGGCAATGAAATCCTTCAGCCCCTCTCCATCGTTGTGCTCGGAGGGCTGATCACCTCCACCTTGCTCACACTGGTGGTGATTCCGGCCCTGTATGCCCGCTATGGGCGTTGGCTTCTCCCTGCTACTACTCGATGA
- a CDS encoding efflux RND transporter periplasmic adaptor subunit, which translates to MRAFVLSCALLCGGGVQGLIVPASLAHSGHGDEFVQNGEVDQVKASPEQDQLLGITTAAPQSGPDGQLTLPSVAIVDAEGKSLVFVHSGNTYDPVFVRLGTATNDRTVVLEGVSADEQVVVSGALSLYAESQKNDRVLIETSATSTAGDESGQADVQPAQNSSPTWLLPGGIGVALLVILGVVLGIRSRGPGSKQG; encoded by the coding sequence ATGCGCGCGTTTGTTCTCAGCTGTGCTCTTCTGTGTGGTGGTGGTGTTCAGGGCTTAATTGTTCCAGCCTCTCTGGCCCATTCCGGCCATGGCGATGAGTTCGTCCAGAACGGTGAGGTCGATCAGGTGAAGGCTTCGCCTGAGCAGGATCAGCTCCTGGGCATCACCACCGCTGCACCTCAGAGCGGACCCGATGGGCAGTTGACGCTACCGAGCGTCGCCATCGTTGATGCCGAGGGTAAATCACTGGTGTTCGTGCACAGCGGTAACACCTACGACCCGGTGTTCGTCCGTCTCGGGACTGCAACGAACGACCGCACGGTTGTTCTGGAGGGTGTTAGCGCCGATGAACAGGTGGTGGTCTCAGGAGCTCTTTCGCTTTACGCGGAGTCGCAGAAGAATGATCGTGTTCTGATTGAGACCAGCGCAACAAGCACCGCCGGCGACGAGTCGGGGCAGGCTGACGTTCAGCCTGCACAAAACAGCTCCCCTACATGGCTGCTCCCCGGAGGCATCGGAGTTGCTCTGCTGGTGATCCTCGGTGTGGTGTTGGGCATTCGCAGCCGTGGGCCTGGATCGAAGCAAGGATGA